In Electrophorus electricus isolate fEleEle1 chromosome 6, fEleEle1.pri, whole genome shotgun sequence, a single genomic region encodes these proteins:
- the supt4h1 gene encoding transcription elongation factor SPT4 — MSLETVPKDLRHLRACLLCSLVKTIDQFEYDGCDNCEAYLQMKGNREMVYECTSSSFDGVIAMMSPEDSWVAKWQRIGNFKPGVYAVTVTGRLPPGVVRELKSRGVIYRSRDTAVKT, encoded by the exons ATGTCCTTAGAGACTGTGCCAAAGGACCTTCGTCATTTGCGGGCTTGCCTGCTATGTTCTCTTGTCAAG ACCATTGACCAGTTCGAATACGATGGTTGTGACAATTGTGAAGCATACCTACAAATGAAGGGTAATAGGGAGATGGTTTACGAGTGCACCAGTTCATCCTTTGACGG TGTCATTGCAATGATGAGTCCTGAGGACAGTTGGGTGGCAAAATGGCAAAGAATAG GAAACTTCAAGCCAGGTGTTTATGCTGTAACGGTAACTGGACGATTACCTCCAG GAGTGGTGCGGGAACTGAAGAGCAGAGGCGTCATCTACAGGTCCAGAGACACAGCAGTCAAGACATAA